AATTGGGATTATTCATTTATCGATTCTGAATATGGGAAATCAACTCTAGTTATTTTAGAAGTAGGGTATCATTTGATAAGTCcttatatagaaaataatgagaataaaaagaagaaattacaattatttttattattaattaatagTATGTATTTTCCTAATCCTTATCATAATGCTAATCATGGTGCTACAGTATGTCACTTATCAAAATGTTTAGCACATATAACAGATTATGATAgttatttaaataatacatatatgatATGTTATTTAATAGCTTCTATAGCACATGATGTAGGACATCCAGGAAAAACAAATTCGTATTTATCCGAAACGaatcatatattatctataCGCTATAATGATATGAGTATATTAGAAAATTATCATTGTAGTATAACATTTTCCATATTACAACTTATAGGTTTCgattttttaattaataatgaagataCTAAATTagttgaaaaaaataattatacaaatatgaGGAAGTTTATTATAGAGTTAATTATATCTACAGATATGAAATTACATTTCGAATATGTAgacatatttaaaaaaagaaaaaaaagcCAAAATTTTGATATAAGTGATACTGATGCTATTAATTTGGGAaccataaatataaaactaGCTGATATTGGACATACCTGTTTGAAATGGAAAGATCATGCAAAATGGACCATGTTGGTAAGTGAAGAATTCTTTTCTCAAAAGAGGGTCGAGGAGTTGCACaagaacaaaaatataGGTAAGCAAAGGgcataaaatataagaagataaaataaaataaaataaaataaaaattaaatgttACTATGAAAGAGGGGGAAATAANNNNNNNNNNNNNNNNNNNNNNNNNNNNNNNNNNNNNNNNNNNNNNNNNNNNNNNNNNNNNNNNNNNNNNNNNNNNNNNNNNNNNNNNNNNNNNNNNNNNNNNNNNNNNNNNNNNNNNNNNNNNNNNNNNNNNNNNNNNNNNNNNNNNNNNNNNNNNNNNNNNNNNNNNNNNNNNNNNNNNNNNNNNNNNNNNNNNNNNNNNNNNNNNNNNNNNNNNNNNNNNNNNNNNNNNNNNNNNNNNNNNNNNNNNNNNNNNNNNNNNNNNNNNNNNNNNNNNNNNNNNNNNNNNNNNNNNNNNNNNNNNNNNNNNNNNNNNNNNNNNNNNNNNNNNNNNNNNNNNNNNNNNNNNNNNNNNNNNNNNNNNNNNNNNNNNNNNNNNNNNNNNNNNNaaaaaaaaaaaaataaaaaaaaataaaaaatatataattatttattttttttttttttttttttttttttttttttttttttttttttttttttttttttttttttttttttttttttttttttttttttttttttttttttttttttttttttttgaaagACCCCTTAAATTTTTCCAATTTCGGAAGAGAGGACAACATCGATGAAGGAATGATTtttaattatgaaaatatatacataaattatataaataatataaacaatataaacACATATGATTACAGctatattaaattaaatttcATACATCATCATGATTTTGTTAAAAGCATACCTAGTACTCAAGTTTACTTTTTTGAAATTATTGTTATGCCATTAATTAAAGAACTCCAATCAATGgaaaaatcaaaaaaagaaattacACAAAAAGTTTTACATAACctaaatattaatttacAAACATGGAGACTTATTGAAAACaatattaatttgttttataaCACAGAAAAAATGACAGGAACagattattataaaaatttagaGAAACAAAAGTTACTAAGGGGAATACGATTGTTGGACATAGCTGAGGAAGATGTCATATCACTAACCaaaaattttaaagaagaaattaaaCATGCAAAATCATAATGGATATTTTGTGAATCACAATGGATATTTTGTGAATCACAATGGGTATTTTATAAATCACAATGgaaattttataaatcacaatggaaattttataaatcaCAATGGGTATTTTATAAATCACAATGgaaattttataaatcacaatggatattttataaataactTTCATATAGAACAcgacaaaaaaaaaaaaaaacatattaaaataaaagaaaaaaaatataaaacataaaaacAATAGAGAGGAAATCAAAACAAGAGAAAgtatttcttttatatatatagtatgTTATAAAGATTAGTATTTAAcaaaatatgttttattaacatatcgattatatattcattttcaaaattaatatatgtctgaacatatatatatatatatatatatat
This is a stretch of genomic DNA from Plasmodium reichenowi strain SY57 chromosome 14, whole genome shotgun sequence. It encodes these proteins:
- a CDS encoding phosphodiesterase delta, putative; this encodes MNEYNNDNMEQEKEKKKEEEKYKNIIKKEYFIFPRLYDKNKEIEYNKLRIHNIKEYICIHLTISLFIILIECFVFSFNLNIKDTTYVEICVVIFSILNCLMHIVVLIKMYFFTSESVYTKGVFIGYIVLNQVFQFLSLYFFTKRNEQNKNDIAHLKYYDNSFNLYVHFFVDSVFILCLPTLSFCLSVLFVMMFLCLNILLINMIKFNKISYGGDIYYIGLLSVVLLMFFILRYMMEERNRLLFFFLKDMMFDNYKKWYCDYIGAHYDKDKDSTTVNGENNRYEKEKCEDYKFLFFNKCILFHDFTMNACYKDYYSMICFLNKLLKSCNIKGDMVSNTSVNINGDTYQNMNCHDNISSNIPKNYNSFYEELEKNLNESDILTIAYEVEVLKNIKKINCDEIGKNWDYSFIDSEYGKSTLVILEVGYHLISPYIENNENKKKKLQLFLLLINSMYFPNPYHNANHGATVCHLSKCLAHITDYDSYLNNTYMICYLIASIAHDVGHPGKTNSYLSETNHILSIRYNDMSILENYHCSITFSILQLIGFDFLINNEDTKLVEKNNYTNMRKFIIELIISTDMKLHFEYVDIFKKRKKSQNFDISDTDAINLGTINIKLADIGHTCLKWKDHAKWTMLVSEEFFSQKRVEELHKNKNIDPLNFSNFGREDNIDEGMIFNYENIYINYINNINNINTYDYSYIKLNFIHHHDFVKSIPSTQVYFFEIIVMPLIKELQSMEKSKKEITQKVLHNLNINLQTWRLIENNINLFYNTEKMTGTDYYKNLEKQKLLRGIRLLDIAEEDVISLTKNFKEEIKHAKS